A stretch of the Mycobacterium shigaense genome encodes the following:
- a CDS encoding heavy-metal-associated domain-containing protein: MTQQTFAVTGLRCGGCVDTVKQVLLKLDGVKDVDVTLQTAAASSVRIETDRLLEQQRVQEALATKGDFQIQP, translated from the coding sequence GTGACACAACAAACGTTTGCCGTCACCGGTCTGCGCTGCGGCGGGTGCGTGGACACGGTCAAACAAGTGCTGCTGAAACTCGACGGCGTGAAGGACGTGGACGTCACACTGCAAACCGCCGCGGCCTCTTCCGTCCGTATCGAGACAGACCGGCTTCTGGAACAGCAGCGCGTGCAGGAGGCGTTGGCGACCAAGGGCGACTTCCAGATCCAGCCCTGA
- a CDS encoding epoxide hydrolase family protein, protein MKPFRIEVADDVLDDLRARLARTRWPEAECVDDWSQGIPLAYTRELADYWATEYDWRSREAALNRFDQFVTEIDGLELHFIHQRSLHQDAFPLVITHGWPGSIVEFHKVIEPLTNPPSGRSEDAFHVVCPSLPGYGFSGKPSRTGWGVEKIAEAWATLMQSLGYDRYGAQGGDWGAAVTTQIGRNGGHCAGIHLNMPIGSPSPESLKNPTQDEQAALEGLANHRKWGIGYSTQQSTRPQTLGYGLTDSPVGQLAWIVEKFWAWTDCDGHPENALSRDELLDNVMVYWVTGTATSSARLYWESFRVWRGGDRVELPTGVAAFPGELLKPPRSWCEPNYNITRWTAMPRGGHFAAFEQPELFVDDVRAFFATVR, encoded by the coding sequence GTGAAGCCGTTTCGAATCGAAGTTGCCGACGACGTTCTCGATGATCTTCGCGCGCGTCTGGCGCGCACGCGCTGGCCGGAAGCCGAGTGCGTGGACGACTGGAGCCAGGGCATCCCGCTGGCGTACACGCGCGAGCTTGCCGACTACTGGGCCACCGAATACGACTGGCGGTCGCGGGAGGCCGCGCTCAACCGCTTCGACCAGTTCGTCACCGAGATCGACGGGCTGGAACTGCATTTCATCCACCAGCGTTCCCTGCACCAGGATGCCTTTCCGCTGGTGATCACGCACGGCTGGCCCGGTTCGATCGTGGAGTTCCACAAAGTGATTGAGCCGCTTACCAATCCGCCCTCGGGGCGCTCCGAGGACGCCTTCCATGTGGTGTGCCCGTCGCTGCCCGGGTACGGCTTTTCCGGCAAGCCCAGCCGCACGGGATGGGGCGTGGAGAAGATCGCTGAGGCGTGGGCGACCCTGATGCAAAGCCTGGGCTACGACCGCTACGGCGCCCAGGGGGGCGACTGGGGCGCGGCGGTCACCACCCAGATCGGGCGAAACGGTGGCCACTGTGCGGGCATTCATCTGAACATGCCGATCGGTTCGCCGTCGCCCGAGAGCCTAAAAAACCCCACTCAGGACGAGCAGGCGGCCCTGGAAGGGCTGGCAAACCACCGCAAGTGGGGCATCGGTTATTCCACGCAGCAGTCCACCCGGCCGCAGACGCTGGGCTACGGCCTGACCGATTCGCCGGTGGGGCAGCTGGCGTGGATCGTCGAGAAGTTCTGGGCGTGGACGGATTGCGACGGGCATCCCGAAAATGCGCTGAGCCGCGACGAGCTGCTCGACAACGTGATGGTGTATTGGGTAACCGGCACCGCCACGTCGTCGGCGCGGCTGTACTGGGAGAGCTTCCGGGTATGGCGCGGCGGCGACCGCGTCGAACTGCCCACGGGCGTAGCCGCTTTCCCCGGTGAGCTGCTGAAGCCGCCACGCAGCTGGTGCGAGCCGAACTACAACATCACCCGTTGGACCGCGATGCCGCGCGGCGGCCACTTCGCCGCATTCGAACAACCGGAGCTGTTCGTCGACGACGTCCGCGCGTTTTTCGCGACGGTGCGCTGA
- a CDS encoding heavy metal translocating P-type ATPase — protein sequence MSTTAAKAEELPLRAQRLQLQVGGMSCAACANRVESALNKVPGVRASVNFATRVATIDAGTDMTAAALCEVIQQAGFEAELRGSGSQDARDPDADHARYLMLRLAVAAVLFVPLADLSVMFAVVPSTRFTGWQWALTALALPVVTWAAWPFHRVAIRNARHRGASMETLISVGITAATVWSLYTVFGHHHTAERKGIWQALLGSDAIYFEVAAGVTVFVLAGRYFEARAKSRAGSALRALAALSAKDVAVLQPDGSEMILPADELKEQHRFVVRPGQTIAADGLIIQGSAAVDMSAMTGEAKPIRLGPGNNVVGGTVVLDGRLIVEAAAVGADTQFAGMVRLVEQAQAQKANAQRLADRIASVFVPCVFAVAALTAAVWLTLGGAPDRAFSAALAVLVIACPCALGLATPTAMMVASGRGAQLGIFLKGYKSLEITRAVDTVVFDKTGTLTTGLLQIGAVVAAPGWDAEEVLALAATVEAGSEHAIGLAIAASKTALELVADFHAVPGRGVSGVVGGRTVRVGKPSWITSSPVPETMVAARRNAEARGETAVYVEVDDEPCGVIAVADAVKDSAADAVIALHNRGLRTMLLTGDSPASAAAVAARVGIDEVIAEILPEGKVDVVEQLRDRGRTVAMVGDGINDGPALACADLGMAIGRGTDVAIGAADIILVRDNLLVVPLALDLAAATMRTIRVNLVWAFGYNIAAIPIAAAGFLNPLVAGAAMAFSSFFVVSNSLRLRNFGTIRDQAEPPS from the coding sequence ATGTCGACGACGGCCGCGAAGGCTGAAGAGCTGCCATTACGTGCCCAGCGGCTGCAACTTCAAGTCGGCGGGATGTCGTGCGCCGCCTGCGCCAACCGGGTCGAATCGGCGCTCAACAAGGTGCCCGGTGTTCGGGCCTCGGTCAACTTCGCCACTCGGGTGGCGACGATCGACGCAGGCACCGACATGACGGCGGCCGCATTGTGCGAAGTGATACAGCAAGCCGGCTTCGAAGCCGAGCTACGCGGCAGCGGCAGTCAAGACGCCCGCGATCCGGACGCCGATCACGCGCGCTACCTGATGCTCCGGTTGGCCGTCGCCGCCGTGCTGTTTGTGCCGCTGGCCGACCTGTCGGTGATGTTCGCCGTCGTGCCCAGCACCCGCTTCACCGGCTGGCAGTGGGCGCTAACCGCGCTGGCGCTCCCCGTGGTGACCTGGGCGGCGTGGCCTTTTCATCGCGTCGCGATACGCAACGCGCGCCACCGCGGCGCCTCGATGGAAACGCTCATTTCGGTGGGTATCACCGCAGCAACCGTTTGGTCGCTGTATACGGTCTTCGGCCATCACCACACGGCCGAGCGCAAGGGCATCTGGCAGGCGCTGCTCGGTAGCGACGCCATCTACTTCGAGGTCGCCGCGGGTGTCACGGTGTTCGTGCTGGCGGGACGATATTTCGAGGCTCGAGCCAAGTCCAGGGCGGGCAGCGCGTTGCGGGCCCTGGCCGCGCTCAGCGCGAAGGACGTCGCCGTGCTGCAGCCCGACGGGTCGGAAATGATCCTGCCGGCCGACGAACTCAAAGAGCAACACCGCTTCGTGGTGCGCCCGGGGCAGACGATCGCCGCGGACGGCCTGATCATCCAGGGGTCGGCCGCGGTGGATATGAGCGCGATGACGGGCGAGGCCAAACCAATTCGACTCGGGCCGGGCAACAACGTGGTAGGCGGCACGGTCGTGCTGGACGGCAGGCTGATCGTTGAGGCCGCCGCGGTGGGCGCGGATACCCAGTTCGCCGGCATGGTCCGTCTGGTCGAACAGGCGCAGGCACAGAAGGCCAACGCACAGCGCCTGGCTGACCGCATCGCCTCGGTGTTCGTCCCCTGTGTCTTCGCAGTGGCTGCGCTGACCGCCGCCGTCTGGCTGACCCTCGGGGGTGCACCGGACCGGGCGTTCTCGGCCGCGCTCGCCGTGCTCGTGATCGCGTGCCCATGTGCACTGGGACTGGCGACGCCGACCGCCATGATGGTCGCCTCCGGTCGCGGCGCCCAACTCGGGATCTTCCTCAAGGGCTACAAATCCCTGGAGATCACCCGCGCGGTGGACACCGTCGTGTTCGACAAGACCGGCACTCTGACGACGGGGCTGTTGCAGATCGGCGCAGTTGTGGCTGCTCCGGGATGGGACGCCGAGGAGGTACTCGCGTTAGCTGCGACGGTGGAAGCCGGTTCCGAGCACGCGATCGGGCTCGCGATCGCCGCATCGAAGACCGCGCTCGAACTGGTCGCCGACTTCCACGCAGTTCCCGGTCGCGGAGTCAGCGGTGTCGTCGGCGGTCGCACGGTGCGGGTCGGCAAACCGTCATGGATCACTTCCTCACCCGTACCGGAAACCATGGTCGCGGCCCGGCGTAACGCCGAAGCACGCGGTGAGACAGCGGTTTACGTGGAAGTCGATGACGAACCATGCGGAGTCATCGCGGTCGCCGACGCGGTAAAGGACTCCGCAGCCGATGCCGTGATCGCGCTACACAATCGCGGCCTGCGAACTATGCTCTTGACCGGCGACAGTCCGGCGTCGGCGGCCGCCGTTGCCGCCCGAGTCGGCATCGACGAGGTGATCGCCGAGATCCTTCCGGAGGGCAAGGTCGACGTCGTTGAGCAGCTGCGCGACCGTGGGCGCACCGTAGCGATGGTCGGTGACGGCATCAACGACGGACCCGCGCTCGCGTGCGCCGATTTGGGGATGGCGATTGGGCGCGGGACCGACGTCGCGATCGGCGCCGCCGACATCATTTTGGTTCGGGACAACCTACTCGTCGTGCCCCTGGCGCTCGACCTGGCCGCAGCGACGATGCGGACAATCAGGGTCAACTTGGTATGGGCATTCGGCTACAACATCGCGGCTATTCCCATTGCCGCCGCCGGATTTCTCAACCCGCTGGTCGCCGGTGCGGCCATGGCCTTCTCCTCGTTCTTCGTCGTGTCGAATAGCTTGCGGTTACGCAACTTTGGGACGATTCGGGACCAAGCTGAACCACCAAGCTGA
- the sigC gene encoding RNA polymerase sigma factor SigC, giving the protein MGTSGDDDQITRLAIAAGKGDRAALSRFIEATQRDVWRLVAYLADPGSADDLTQETYLRAIGSLVRFSGRSTARTWLLSIARRVVVDQIRYNASRPRTIHVDLEEMEGLGPADGSRIENAVEIRMLLDQLAPERREALILTQVLGLSYVEAAVVAGCPVGTIRSRVARARDELLRVKDESEQAG; this is encoded by the coding sequence GTGGGGACAAGCGGCGACGATGACCAAATTACCCGTCTCGCTATCGCCGCCGGAAAGGGTGACCGGGCCGCGCTGTCGCGGTTCATCGAGGCAACCCAGCGCGACGTCTGGCGATTGGTGGCTTATCTCGCTGACCCGGGCAGTGCCGACGACCTGACTCAGGAGACGTATCTGCGAGCGATCGGCTCCTTGGTTCGTTTCAGTGGCCGGTCGACCGCGCGGACCTGGCTGTTGTCGATCGCCCGCCGTGTCGTCGTCGACCAGATCCGTTACAACGCCAGCCGGCCTCGCACCATCCACGTCGACCTCGAAGAAATGGAGGGGCTGGGGCCCGCCGACGGCAGCCGGATCGAAAACGCCGTCGAAATCCGGATGCTGCTCGATCAACTCGCTCCCGAACGACGCGAAGCCCTGATCCTCACTCAGGTCCTCGGCCTGTCCTACGTCGAAGCGGCTGTAGTCGCCGGATGCCCGGTCGGCACCATCCGCTCCCGGGTGGCGCGGGCGCGCGACGAGCTACTGCGCGTCAAAGACGAAAGCGAGCAGGCCGGATAG